In the genome of Hydractinia symbiolongicarpus strain clone_291-10 chromosome 5, HSymV2.1, whole genome shotgun sequence, one region contains:
- the LOC130646268 gene encoding conodipine-P3-like codes for MLFRTPMVALVLKLLIVLKIGTQYVSSCTVQYKGCAGTSMDTLPSAFTTNFLPACSKLDICYSCGNTKKWLREECDKRFLHDMHRICRTTYRKWYEKTTRANCKAYAKTYYKLVSVTGRKYYDKVSPKWCTKDCVVSKGSPDIKYQENL; via the exons ATGTTGTTCAGAACACCTATGGTTGCCCTGGTATTGAAACTACTAATAGTTCTGAAAATAGGCACGCAATACG TGTCGTCATGCACCGTGCAGTATAAAGGATGTGCTGGTACATCCATGGATACGTTACCGTCAGCATTTACAACAAATTTTCTTCCAGCTTGCAGTAAACTTGATATATGCTATTCATGC GGAAACACTAAAAAATGGCTACGTGAGGAATGCGATAAAAGATTTCTCCATGATATGCACCGTATATGCAGAACAACGTACAGAAAATGGTACGAAAAAACCACGAGGGCAAATTGCAAAGCTTACGCCAAAACTTACTACAAATTGGTATCGGTGACAGGTCGTAAATATTACGATAAAGTCTCTCCAAAATGGTGTACAAAAGATTGCGTTGTTTCGAAAGGAAGCCCTGATATTAAATATCAAGAAAATTTGTAG